Proteins found in one Pseudopipra pipra isolate bDixPip1 chromosome 19, bDixPip1.hap1, whole genome shotgun sequence genomic segment:
- the LOC135424594 gene encoding nucleoside diphosphate kinase, with product MAGNAERTFIAIKPDGVQRGLIGEIIKRFEQKGFRLVAMKFVHASEDLLKQHYIDLKDRPFFPGLVKYMNSGPIVAMVWEGLNVVKTGRVMLGETNPADSKPGTIRGDFCIQVGRNIIHGSDSVESAQKEINLWFKPAELIDFKPCAHDWIYE from the exons ATGGCTGGGAACGCCGAGCGCACCTTCATCGCCATCAAGCCCGACGGCGTCCAGCGGGGGCTGATCGGGGAGATCATCAAGCGCTTCGAGCAGAAGGGGTTCCGGCTCGTGGCCATGAAGTTCGTGCAC GCCTCCGAAGACCTTCTCAAACAGCATTACATTGACCTGAAAGACCGACCCTTCTTCCCTGGTTTGGTTAAATACATGAACTCTGGACCTATTGTGGCCATG GTATGGGAAGGACTCAATGTGGTTAAAACTGGGAGAGTAATGCTGGGGGAAACCAACCCTGCAGACTCGAAGCCTGGTACCATCCGTGGTGACTTCTGCATTCAAGTGGGAAG GAACATCATCCACGGCAGCGACTCCGTGGAGAGCGCGCAGAAGGAGATCAACCTGTGGTTCAAACCCGCAGAGCTCATCGACTTCAAGCCTTGTGCACACGACTGGATCTATGAGTGA
- the LOC135424595 gene encoding nucleoside diphosphate kinase-like, with amino-acid sequence MASIEERTFIAIKPDGVQRGLVGEIIKRFEQKGFKLVAMKLIHASEDLLREHYIDLKDRPFYDGLVQYMHSGPVVAMVWEGLNVIKTGRVMLGETNPFDSKPGTIRGDFCVQVGRNIIHGSDSVESAETEINLWFTPEELVDYRSCAHEWIYD; translated from the exons ATGGCTTCCATCGAGGAGCGCACCTTCATCGCCATCAAGCCCGACGGCGTCCAGAGGGGGCTGGTCGGGGAGATCATCAAGCGCTTCGAGCAGAAAGGATTCAAACTGGTGGCCATGAAATTAATACAT GCCTCTGAAGACCTTCTGAGAGAACACTACATTGACCTCAAGGACCGGCCCTTCTATGATGGGCTGGTGCAGTACATGCACTCGGGACCTGTCGTGGCCATG gTGTGGGAAGGTCTTAACGTGATTAAGACTGGAAGGGTGATGCTGGGAGAAACTAATCCATTCGATTCCAAGCCTGGCACTATCCGTGGTGACTTCTGTGTTCAAGTGGGAAG GAACATCATTCATGGAAGTGATTCTGTGGAAAGTGCTGAGACAGAGATCAATTTATGGTTCACTCCCGAAGAACTGGTTGATTACCGAAGCTGTGCTCATGAGTGGATCTATGACTAA